A genomic window from Micromonospora violae includes:
- a CDS encoding ABC transporter permease — protein sequence MALPVSAGTTPAASVRPVSARHFVRLKLRVMGNSFRGQGWRIALFIGGVLLGLWFAASGFFLFAAPGLAGNGTYAVLIAAGGGGLLVLGWLLLPLVFFGVDETLDPARFALLPLPRRTLVTGLFAAALISVPVLAVLIASFGLVLTAWSLGGWSAGLLAVVGVLGGLLLCVAASRAVTSAFATMLRSRRVRDLAAVLLAVTAALLGPLQVFGLAALREADWARLAGMATVIGWTPLGAPWTVGIDVAQGRVWAAPVKLLITVVALGALLAWWSRSLESAMVGAASSGKAPARRAVAGGAVAQLFPRVAGWAGRDRFGALVAREARYWWRDARRRANLITIAVVGIFVPVMINVTGGDLAAMGEAGFTAAANDSSPVVVTISMLFVGVLAAVTLANQFGFDGSAYAAHVVAGVPGRVELRARMTAFSLYVLPMLAIVAVVLSVLLGRPGWIGLTIGTLVATYGAGLAVNSLVSVLGAYSLPETSNPFAMNSGAGMAKGLLTLLAMLASAVAAVPMVVAAALLGDAWLWLALPVGAAYGVGAALLGAYLAGDVLDRRQPELLATVTPRR from the coding sequence GTGGCTCTCCCGGTGAGCGCGGGCACCACCCCCGCCGCCTCCGTACGGCCGGTCTCCGCTCGGCACTTCGTGCGGCTCAAGCTGCGGGTGATGGGCAACAGCTTTCGGGGTCAGGGCTGGCGGATCGCCCTGTTCATCGGTGGCGTGTTGCTCGGGCTCTGGTTCGCCGCCAGCGGTTTCTTCCTCTTCGCCGCGCCGGGCCTGGCTGGCAACGGCACGTACGCGGTGCTGATCGCGGCGGGGGGTGGCGGTCTGCTGGTGCTCGGTTGGCTGCTTCTGCCGTTGGTCTTCTTCGGCGTGGACGAGACCCTGGACCCGGCCCGGTTCGCGCTGCTGCCGCTGCCCCGGCGCACGTTGGTGACCGGCCTGTTCGCCGCCGCCCTGATCAGCGTGCCGGTGCTGGCGGTGCTCATCGCGTCGTTCGGGCTGGTGCTGACCGCCTGGTCGCTGGGTGGCTGGTCGGCGGGGCTGCTCGCCGTCGTGGGTGTGCTCGGCGGGCTGCTGCTCTGTGTGGCCGCCAGCCGGGCGGTGACCAGTGCCTTCGCCACCATGTTGCGGTCCCGCCGGGTCCGCGACCTGGCGGCCGTGCTGCTGGCGGTGACGGCCGCGCTGCTCGGCCCGTTGCAGGTCTTCGGCCTCGCCGCGCTGCGGGAGGCGGACTGGGCGCGGTTGGCCGGTATGGCGACGGTGATCGGTTGGACACCGTTGGGCGCTCCGTGGACCGTCGGCATCGACGTGGCCCAGGGGCGGGTGTGGGCGGCACCGGTCAAGTTGCTGATCACGGTGGTGGCGCTCGGCGCCCTGCTGGCCTGGTGGTCCCGGTCGCTCGAGTCGGCGATGGTGGGTGCGGCGAGCAGCGGTAAGGCCCCGGCGCGACGCGCGGTCGCCGGTGGCGCGGTCGCCCAACTGTTTCCCCGGGTCGCCGGGTGGGCCGGCCGGGACCGGTTCGGTGCCCTGGTCGCCCGGGAGGCCCGCTACTGGTGGCGGGACGCCCGCCGCCGAGCCAACCTGATCACGATCGCGGTGGTCGGCATCTTCGTGCCCGTGATGATCAACGTTACCGGCGGGGACCTCGCGGCCATGGGCGAGGCGGGGTTCACAGCGGCGGCCAACGACAGCTCGCCGGTCGTGGTCACCATCTCGATGCTCTTCGTGGGTGTGCTCGCCGCCGTCACCCTGGCCAATCAGTTCGGGTTCGACGGCAGCGCGTACGCCGCGCACGTCGTGGCCGGGGTGCCCGGCCGGGTCGAGCTGCGGGCCCGGATGACGGCCTTCTCGCTGTACGTGCTGCCGATGTTGGCGATCGTCGCGGTGGTGCTGTCGGTGCTGCTCGGTCGACCGGGTTGGATCGGGCTCACGATCGGCACCCTGGTCGCCACCTACGGCGCCGGGCTGGCGGTGAACAGCCTGGTCTCGGTGCTCGGGGCGTACTCGCTGCCGGAGACGAGCAACCCGTTCGCGATGAACAGCGGCGCGGGCATGGCGAAGGGGCTGCTCACCCTGCTGGCCATGCTCGCCTCGGCCGTCGCCGCGGTGCCGATGGTGGTGGCCGCCGCGCTGCTCGGTGACGCCTGGCTCTGGCTGGCCCTGCCGGTCGGTGCCGCCTACGGGGTGGGCGCGGCGCTGCTGGGCGCGTACCTGGCCGGTGACGTGCTGGACCGACGCCAGCCGGAGCTGCTGGCCACTGTCACACCGCGTCGTTAA
- a CDS encoding ABC transporter ATP-binding protein has protein sequence MTVEHSALALRGLAKRFDGTIAVAGVDLDVPAGSFYGLLGPNGAGKTTTLSMAVGLLRPDAGSAWVLGHDVWQDPITAKQLLGVMPDGVRLFDRLTGAELLAYNGLLRGMDPTVVDQRAAELLDVLALGDAGRTLVVDYSAGMKKKIGLACALLHGPRVLVLDEPFEAVDPVSAALIRDILTRYAAGGGTVVFSSHVMEVVERLCSHVAILAGGTIKRVGTIDEVRGDRSLEQVFVEVVGGRTATGEELSWLSR, from the coding sequence ATGACTGTTGAGCACTCCGCACTCGCACTGCGCGGCCTGGCCAAGCGGTTCGACGGCACGATCGCGGTGGCCGGCGTCGACCTGGACGTCCCCGCCGGCTCCTTCTACGGCCTGCTCGGCCCGAACGGCGCTGGCAAGACCACCACCCTGTCGATGGCGGTCGGGCTGTTGCGACCGGACGCCGGCTCGGCCTGGGTGCTCGGGCACGACGTCTGGCAGGACCCGATCACCGCGAAGCAGTTGCTCGGCGTGATGCCCGACGGGGTACGGCTGTTCGACCGGCTGACCGGGGCGGAGCTGCTGGCGTACAACGGGTTGTTGCGGGGGATGGACCCGACGGTGGTCGACCAGCGGGCTGCCGAGCTGCTGGACGTGCTGGCCCTCGGCGACGCCGGTCGAACGCTGGTGGTGGACTACTCGGCGGGCATGAAGAAGAAGATCGGCCTGGCCTGCGCGCTGCTGCACGGCCCTCGGGTGCTGGTGCTGGACGAGCCGTTCGAGGCGGTCGACCCGGTCTCCGCCGCGCTGATCCGGGACATCCTCACCCGCTACGCGGCCGGCGGCGGCACGGTGGTGTTCTCCAGTCACGTGATGGAGGTCGTCGAGCGGCTCTGCTCGCACGTGGCGATCCTGGCCGGCGGCACCATCAAGCGGGTCGGGACGATCGACGAGGTCCGCGGCGACCGCTCGTTGGAGCAGGTCTTCGTCGAGGTGGTCGGCGGGCGTACCGCGACCGGCGAGGAGCTGTCGTGGCTCTCCCGGTGA